Within Homo sapiens chromosome 2, GRCh38.p14 Primary Assembly, the genomic segment tatgtgtgtatgtgtgtttatgatgaaacaatttatattcttttgggtatatacccaataatggaattgcCGGGTCACattgtagttctgtttttagctctttgaggaattgccacagtgctttccacagtggctggaccagtttgcactcccaccaacagtttgtaagcattcccttttctctgcaacctggccagcatctgttattttttggctttttaataatcgccattctgactggtgtgagaaggtatctcattgtggttttcatttgcatttctctaatgattggtgatattgagcattttttcatatgcttcttggccacacatatgtctacttttgagaagtgtccatgtccttgcctactttttaatggggttgtttataattttcttattaaaatgattttcccTCATTTTTGCTGGAAATTTCGAAGTGTTGTAGTCTCTATTTCTGCTTATCAATACTCTATGTTGATcataattgtatatgttttttCTCAGTGATTGAGAATCTTGGATTGATTATGATTTGGAACCCAGGTTAACAATGTAATTTAGTGTTAGCAGTCTTAAGGGCAATGCAGCTAAATTTTATGTATCCAAAAACACATCATAGGAACTGTTTCTGAAATAATTCTCACTCTCAGCGTAGTTTTTCATAATGTTTTTATGATAGTGGAATTGTTTTTACTGAAAGtgaaatttaacaaaagatacCATTTATGTGAAGGTTCTTATAAGTAGAGGTTACTGTAGGTCATCTATACAATTGTTGGCATTGACTACAAAAAATGATTATTAGGTTAGCATTTTTTGGATATTAGAATCAAGTATGTTATGAACTCAGACTTTTGATGCTGCACtttattcttcttgttttttCCTGAAACAGTATACAGAAGATGAAGCTAGGAAAATAGGAGTGGTTGGCTGGGTGAAGAATACCAGCAAAGGCACCGTGACAGGCCAAGTGCAGGGGCCAGAAGACAAAGTCAATTCCATGTGAGTAGTAAAATTAATAACATGTACATGAAATTTATGAGGCtgctgttttttagttttttaagacatggtcttgctctgttgcccaggttggagtgcagtggcacaatctcggctcactacaacctctgccttccaggctcagatctccccgactcagcctcccaagtagctgggactacaggtgtgagccaccgtgcctggccttataaGGCTACTTTAATGTTTCATTGGACAGTAAGAATAGTATTGATGGACCAGATTTTGTTTGTAGATTACAATCAAACTAATATGTTTGTAGGCAGGCCTGTGAAGAAATTCTCAGAGTTGGGAGTAGCATTTCTATGTTTAGGAATGGACTTCCCACTTGGGCTGGCCTCGAGAAGAATTGTGGCTTCCCTCTCCAATTTGTATGTCCTGTGGCATCTCCTCCAGCGTTAGGGAGATGTCCAGGGCCCAAGTAATTCTCATTTGAAGTGTTGTGACAGATGCGTAGTGCCTTAGGATGGTTCGTGAAGTTCTTAGGGTAGCGTTCCAGGCAAAAAGATTGCCATCTCCTTTTTACAGTTAAGTGCTTTATTTAtctaattgtaattttatttttcctgccaaTGAGAGTGTGTTTAATGAGCTGGAGGGTTACCAAACTATGAATCCTTGAAGTCCAAGAGAGGCCAGATTCAGTAATATGGGGAAAAATGTCCTGTGTACACAATGACGTTTTCAAAAGCCTTGTGTTTTCAGCTTCATAATTTCCACTGCTCTttgtagtcttttttcttttaaattaaaaaatagctaacatttattgagcatttacatGTTGGGCAATATGCTAAGTACCTTGTATGAATTATCTCAATCTTCACAACAGatcttatgaggtaggtactaagTAAcactcaatttattttattgtttgcaatttatctttgttttcattacttaatatttttagatttccaAAGCAATAGGTTTTGCTTATTGTAATAAGTGAAGTAACGTAACACTGAGAAGTATAAAGGTAAAACTTGTAATGTGTACTTTTCTGTCTATTTCCCTCCCCTTTATTAACCTCTGACAAGGAATACTTTCTACAGCTTTctctttcacttaaaaatagttaagtatGCATTTGTAA encodes:
- the ACYP2 gene encoding acylphosphatase-2 isoform 6 (isoform 6 is encoded by transcript variant 6) translates to MSTAQSLKSVDYEVFGRVQGVCFRMYTEDEARKIGVVGWVKNTSKGTVTGQVQGPEDKVNSMLECSGLI
- the ACYP2 gene encoding acylphosphatase-2 isoform 5 (isoform 5 is encoded by transcript variant 5), with amino-acid sequence MSTAQSLKSVDYEVFGRVQGVCFRMYTEDEARKIGVVGWVKNTSKGTVTGQVQGPEDKVNSMNSSAPEAG